The genomic interval tatttggagatgatttgtttgaggatttggagatgttctgtgatatgtgatgatttggatatgggaggggatggtgtgaaatcaatattcaatattaaaaacagaaaaaaaaagaaaaaatatctttagtcccggttggtgttatcaaccgggactaaagatgccccaACACcaattgggactaaagatcgatttttagtccccgttatttaaaccgggactaaaatagcgatctttagtcccagattcgtagtcccggttgaaaaaccgggactaaggggggttacgaacttctccaccagtgagacATCAATACGATGTTGGTAtattagaaacaaaaaaaaatactacttttAAAAAACGATATTCGATCAATTGGCTTTAGTTTCGGGCCCATTGACAATTTGCAGATCGACAgagagtacgtacgtacacagAGCCTGGCTTTCCATTGTGTAACCCGTAAAGGGCGCCACTACTCATTCGATATTGCcacactgactgactgactttagcatctgctactactactactccatgGACACACAGCACACTACCTGACCTGTCACCACGGCGCCGAGCACAAGAGAGAACACACAATGATGATCACACACACTCGATCGATCTCactgctactagtagtagtagtagtagtacgcgTGCAATGCGAGGCGGGCATGGGAATTTTTTTACATGATGGAGCAGGCGttgacgtcgtcgtcgttgaaGAGGTTGCTGACGGGGTCGGCGCCGCGGTGGGGCTCCGGGAGGTGGCCGTGCTTGTCGCCGTTGTAGCCGTGGCGGTAGTAGTTGTAGCTGGGGCGGAAGGACTCCTCGTCGTGGAAGTAGTCCTTGGCCGACGTGAAGTAGAGCGGCAGGTCTGGGTTTGGCCAGAACTCCGCCTTCTTCCCCGCCCGCCTCACCTCCTTCAGCACCCGCTGCCTCTCCACGTACCCCGTCACCGTCACCTTCTCCATCTccaactccacctccaccgAATCAACCCCTATATGCATGCAAATTTCACCaaattaggccatgtttagttgctCCAAAATGACAAAAGTTATACTGTTTTGGAGCACTTTTTATCAATATGAATCGAAGCCCTAGTAGTAAAAATTGGCAATTTAACATTTGTCATTTGGAAGTATAGAGTagcaaattttatcaaaaaagTACGTTGGGAGCCGTGCTATCTCTCTCTTTGCTAGTAAAATGACAAAACTTTACCATGCATCTATGCACCAATTAGCAAAACttcaattccaaaattttttgccgccaaaacttttgccaaaaaaatttgTCACAACAAATTGATCTAAACCCTTAGTTGCcaagattcaaaaactttttatgaTAATTGAGATTTGCAAACTATACCTCTGAGCTTCATGAGAGCATGCTTCACGACCCTCTCGCAGCCTGAGCAGCACATCCGAACCTTGAGCTCCACTGTCTGGGGGAAAACAGAGGAGACAACCGTTCATATTTTACTGTATGTACTCGCATGCAGCAATTCAATCAATCGCACGCATGAATGATACATACACCTACTGTAGTATTTTACTACTGGTACGAGTACATTTTTACTGTCTCCAACACCGGCGCATGCGGCAAGCCGAGGGAAAAGTTTCCCTTGTCCTATGTAAgttgcccttttttttccttcaaccTTTTATCGCTCTCTTTTTCGCACGCATGCATGAGCTTGGTTTTGCGGGCTGTTCTAGACAGCAACGTGCACAGCAGCACAGATTATCGCTACGAGCATATGCTAGGAAATTAATTAGCGTTAAGCTAGGAGACAGCATCAGAAGTGGCGGACAAAAATCTGAGGAGAATAATCTGAACACGACTAGTCGCAATCGCAATATCGCATAAACAAGCTAGCTTGCAAATACGTATTCATCTGAACAAAGAATATGTCCGTCTTCTGCATGCGTAGCATAGCTAAACAGAGGAAGCGAGGAACAGAACAAGCAAAGCAAGAACGAACGAGCAAGCTGAAGAAGAACAAATACCTGCAGTGACAGTGGCCTGCTCCTGCCCATCCTGCGTCCGGCGAGGCCACCCTCGTAGTAGTAGGTGTTGGTGCTCGTCGGGTGGCTGCTGTAGTAGTAcgcgccggcgcggtggccgtGCCGGTGGCCGCCGGTGGGGGAGAAGCAGCAGTAGAGGAACGACGACAGCGCGGAGGAGACGGTCGACATGGCCGGCAGCTCACCGCCGCACCAAATTATACCACCGGAAAAGAGACAGTGGAGTGCACGGCAAGCTCGAGCAAAGcttaagctaagctaagctgaGCTGAGCTAACCTCTCGCTGCAGGTTAACCTGAATCTTAGCCAAGAGGGTTAAGCTTCTGCTTGCTGCTTCAGCTGTAACTGCAAggagaacaaaacaaaaatgctCAAAGTGTTTTCTTGCTTCTGCTACTACTTCTGCTTTTATTCTCCTCGATCACTGCTACTGCCTTGCTCGATGGTGCAATGGTTTTATACTTTTTTATAggcttttttttgggggaggaagaggagaagagggtgTTGCAGTGGCAGTGTAGTGTAGAACCCTTGCCTTTCCCCCTCATTTTATTGCTTGAAATGGGGGTGAAAGGGGGCCCCCGGTTTGTGAGGAAGATTGATCCAGTACACCTGTTCTGCCACATCATCCGTGGATTAATCCTTGGAATCTTGTTACAGGTAAGTACTAATTATGCTAGAAAAAGAGAGACGAGTATTCTCAAGATGCAGGGAAATGAGCTGGCGAATGATGCTCGTGTCTAGCCTTTTTGCATCAGAACGGACACGAATGGCAGCGAGTGTCTTTTGGTGAAGTTCACATTTCAGCGTTCCCGTTTCTTCATGTTTCTTTACAAATTACAATACCAATTGTCCAACAACAGAACAATGGTCGGAAATTCAGAATCACGCATGCAAGgtgtcattttttttccctttcgaAACTCACGCTCGATTGCAACGCCTGCTAAACACTCAGAGACACTGTCACTGCAAAGCGTGGGAGACAAGAGATTATGTAAATGCAGGCTTATCAAGTGTTTAGTATCAAGAGTGTTTAGTGACTGATTTCTCTGCAAAAACAAAGTGTTTGCTTAGTGATTGACCGGCTGAGAGAAGTGGTGCAGAAGGCAGGAAAAGTGTTTGTTGGAGGAATATATGTCAGGTTTGGGAGGAAAGGCAAAGTTCTCTGAAATATTCTAAAAAATCTCGcgactctttttttcttctcttcttcagatTTCAAGCCAGTGTCGCTTTGGAACGAGTTCCAAAGCTCGTGCCTCCCTCAATGATATTATGCCTTGTGCTTATTCTGTCCAAGCTTTTGTACGCAGGGCATGCACCACTGTTGCATGTGCTCTTAACTTAGCAATCTCTGTGACTCTCAGAGGAATTTTTTCCTTGCTTTCTCTGTGTAATTTTATCCTGTCTGTTTGGTTTCTGAATTTTGCTGCCGTGTTTATTCCAGCTTTGGAACCTCTCACAGTGTTGATGCAATAATAGTGCTTTTATCAGAGCATCTAGCTATCTTAggtagtctttttttttttcttgtgaaatAATTGAGTTGACAAGACAAGTTGGCAATGCTAAAACAGTTGTTAGTGGCTGAATTAGCATAGGATGGTCACAGTTCATACCTCGGTGCAAAAACTAATGTCGAATCGTTTGCTCACGTATGCTTAATTAGCTAGTGACTACTAGCATTCCAGCAATGCGTTTATCAGGAAATGCGCTACACGTAATCGAATTGAACGTAGTGCAACTTGACATGCGGTGCCGGGAATTCATGCGGCGAACATGTGCTATGTGATCAAGCTATAGTCCATTAATTTGATTGATCTCACCTACATGATGAAATATTTGAAGCCTCAATGGTCAAACTGTTAAGAATAGTGCCTGCCTTATCTGATGATTATAATAAGCGCAGCTGCAAATTCTTTCGGCTATGGCCTTGTCCTCATTATGCCAACTAATTAAGCAACTTAAACCTAAAGCTGCTCTTTTGACCAGTGTTTTCCTGTCTTGGTTTGATTTAATCAGGGGCCTGTCCCATGTCTCCCATTTCATGTTTCTTCAGCTTGATATCTTATTCAGATTACACTGAGCAGAGCCATCCGattatcttttaaatttttggTGAAAGATTTATGCCTTGTCAACTTTAAGTACCAACCATCGATTCCTAATTTCTTATTGCGCACTATAATCATTGTACATCTCTCCCTCAGGCTTCCATTTGAGTTAGTGTATTCAGCTTGATCAGTAATGGGGTATAATTTTTGAATGAAAGTAATGGGGTATAATTGGTTCTGATGGATGgtccctttcttttttctttgagaTGCTGGATGGATGGTCCGCTGAGTGAACTTGAAATGATGGGATTTGGGTTATTTTTGGATGTACGAATGGTTCTTTCATGGCAAAGTTGTTGAAAGGACTTAGATAATATATACAGCCTTTGAAAGTACTTATTCTTGTAGGCACCTAATTTAAACTTTAGCTTTATTAAAATAAAGGAGAGAACAAATTTCAGCTTGGTGTTagtcatatgaaaaatggaagaAATTGCAATGGTGAAACTGGGATTTGCTAAAACATGAACAGTCAGGTGATGGAGAAGAACAAAAGGGAATTTTGAAGATAAAAATCTGtgtatttcacaaaaaaaaaaggtggtaaTGGAGAAGATATGTCTATGTTAAGGATAATTATTCTGATAAACTTTAGGTAGAATCCAAATTGATGTTACCTTTTTTTCCCCATGGAATAAAGTACTTCTTAGGTGGTTAATAACAATTTGGTAggatatttttaaaaagaacgttcttgatatttttttgcAAGAGAAGATAGAGACAAAGTTACTTTGTTGAAAAAGTTTTCCAAtccttttttcttgtttctttttttctgaaagaaatATTTTTCCTGTCTTTTTCCTAATATATTCTCTGCTTTATCGTTTCCACGACAGGTATGTTAAAACTTCCACTGTGGATGCAGTACTGTAAAAATCTTTAGGAAATTTCATTTTGGCATTCAATATACTTTTCTTTTCCAGTAAGTAATTTTTAAGTTGTATCTGAAGGTAAGCAAACTATTATTTCGAATGGAATGCAGTGCCATGCTGGAATCAGATCTAAACACAAAGTCAGATTTAGAGGAAAAGCCAGTGCTTTTCTGAACAAACACAAGTACTGTGTGTCAGGGCAGAACACTGGAAGAGAACTGCACCTCAAAGGTGCAAAATAACGTATCCTAAAAGCTGAGAATATCAAAATCAAGAAATACTTGCTTACTGCTGAAGTTGAGCTCACAAGACACTACAATCTGCAATTGAAGGGGTCGATACTAAAACAAGATGGAAGTTCACTGCCTCTGCAAGTCTACATCTTAAAAATATCAAACTGCCAACTCTCTGCTTTACAAGACTATAGTAGTCTAGTAGataaacttcagtcctttttaaGTTGCTGTACTCCTATTAAGTTGAAAGTTGCTGTACTCTTGAAACGCCTTTTCGTTTTATGTACAGTGAAAGTTCAAGGAATAAGCATAAGTAGCCTGCTCCTGTTGCTGAACTGTTTTACTGTAGGACATGAGATGCAGATATGCAAAATTCAGGAGTctttcaatgttttttttaaaaaaaacacatatattaaaatatactccACAAATGTTTGCTTACCTGAAAAACCTTGAGAAAACCACCTGCCGACTACCGTTACGTTCAGTAAATTACCATCTTCTATCCACTTGCAATATTCGACGATACCAGATAGAAAGCGAGGCACATGACCAGTTCACCTTACCACCCATTTCAACTTGCTCGAATATTTGGCAACATAGCTAAAGGCGTCGCGATCGAATTAAGTAAAATCAAAAACACCCCCTAGCCAATTCCATCCATGCACGCATATGCATTCATCTGCATCGCCatatgtctctctctctcctgctaTGAGAAATTGAGAATGGCATCCATTCCCTTAT from Oryza glaberrima chromosome 3, OglaRS2, whole genome shotgun sequence carries:
- the LOC127765420 gene encoding heavy metal-associated isoprenylated plant protein 30 gives rise to the protein MSTVSSALSSFLYCCFSPTGGHRHGHRAGAYYYSSHPTSTNTYYYEGGLAGRRMGRSRPLSLQTVELKVRMCCSGCERVVKHALMKLRGVDSVEVELEMEKVTVTGYVERQRVLKEVRRAGKKAEFWPNPDLPLYFTSAKDYFHDEESFRPSYNYYRHGYNGDKHGHLPEPHRGADPVSNLFNDDDVNACSIM